The Lycium ferocissimum isolate CSIRO_LF1 unplaced genomic scaffold, AGI_CSIRO_Lferr_CH_V1 ctg15537, whole genome shotgun sequence DNA segment aaatcGCTTCACTGTTATGAACTTTAATAATCCAACGAagtttttatgttcttcaagttggACTACAAAAATTCCAACGGAGTAGAAAACCAGAAGGTTTTAGTCTCTAAAACAGAATACagattaatataaatatataaacagtaatttccttaagattgttatTAACGGGTCAGGATCTGGGTCCTAACGGATCAGGATCTGGAAATTGtaattaattacttaaataaataataattaatgaataattaaaattaaaggaaatttagtccaaaaagattatcaatcaatcagatcatttgatCGAATCCGAATCCGAATCCAAAGCCGAAGCCGAAGCCAAGCCAAGCAACAGCGACGGCGTGAGGGGAGACCCTCTTCTTGAAATTTGTAATAACTAAAAGTTATTATATAGCActataaaaaaattcaatgcaaaatcttttaaaaaataatgtaaaaggACTTGTGGTTACATATGCGTGATAACTGCGACCATGTTTTATGAactattgctattattttttgGAGAAAAGAGAGTGAGTTTGGTTCAACATCAAATTTTACGTgttatatttattcttttgttgagAAATTTGTGAACTTACCTATAAATAAGAtaacttttaaattaaaaaaattacactttAAACTAATGTTAATAGATGCTAATTCTAATTAATAAgacaaaatatactaaaatatgaaaagttTAGTTGCTTTTCttaatttatattttccttttcctttcaacTTGAATGTGAGAAAATgacatttcttttcctttttcttattgaagtggaacctttttaaaaaaaaattacgttaTTATAACATTATAATTATGCTATCAATCCCAAACAAATTAGTATCAGctaaatttaaacaattaaatcataTCCCAGCGCAACAATGTAGCTAATAATTTTGTCCTTTccccttatattttttttgaaggatcaattttgaaatttaatttctATTGTATAATTGTGTTAAAGAAATCATACCTAAATTTACCAAATGAGTTCTTAAAAGTTATTATCATCATTTTAGATTATTCTTGCACATAGTAGTTCATGTTAGATGACATCATTAACATTCACAACTTTTTAAGCTTTTTAATGATGCTAAAAGTTTGCCACATTTACTAAATTGTTTGTGACTATTTAAGTAAAAAAGGAATAAAGTAGGGctaaaaataagacataaaaagAGTTATAGTACATACTTTACCTACAAAAAGTTGATCTTAGGGGCTATGTAAAAAGGGTTTGGAAGATTTTTATTTACTGAAAGACACTTTGCTTgcaaagtaagaaataacaaatGTAAGGACATATGTGGAAAAACAAGTCCTTTTGGTTGGTAAACTTCACAACCAGAAAGTTAGAGAAATCTTAGAAtacttttatgtatatcatGTTTTTTAAGCACCGTTCCAGCTTTAGTGATGAAATAGTACCAATAGTTAGTTTACAAATGTTCTCTTTATGGAACCTACATTGGCCTACGTCCATGTAGGCGGATATTAGGAACGAACAAACCACAAGTTAGGCTCTCCCTCACTCCAGAAACAATTGGTGAGCTTTGCATTATTTTGTGGTCAATTAGATTATGGTATTGTATTGCACATATTATTATTTGTCAGtatttcaaaagttattttaaagtTATATTAGAGCTAAACATTCATTCAGGTGATAAGTTTGGAACACATAGTTGTATTTGAAAGATATTGTATATATAGTCGCATAAGAATGACAGAGCTAAAAAGTTTAGATAGAGCAGAAGGTTTGCTCGATCAAGTTAAGGCATGATTGCCGATCACAACTCGTTTAGAAAACAGGTTGTGATAGAAAGTGCTTAAACGTGTGTGATTGAAATACGATGAAAAGACCATACACGATAATTTTTCATTAAAACATACATGAACTTGGTACCAGATTAAAAGAGGGTCAACGTGTCACAACTTATTTAGTGTGCTAACGGCTACTAGTGGCCAAGAACACAATATTATAAGTTACCCTTTAAGAAAGGCAACACTTTATTATTATGTGTGACACTAATTCCTTAATCTCTTTTAATTAATCCATAATGATCTCTTGTTCAAGCAAAGCTTCAGTTAGAGTTTTTGCTTTCTCGGTGTAAGTTGCTTCAGCTTCATTTGAAATTTTATCAAAACAAGGCTTAGTGCATAGGAACTTTCTTTGGATTTTGCTACAATGTCCATCAGTAAACCTCTCCTTGATGCAATATTTTCTGCATGACGAATCGATAAAGCATAATCCAGGGAAAGTCTTGCTTGGTGCTTTGCAAATGCACTGAGCTTGAACCTCTACAAACCATTCACAAGTACTTAGAAATGTTAGaagaataaaaaatcaaaagaaatattcactactaaaaatagaaattagCGATAGACAAATTTTGTAGTTAAACAACAAAATGCATTGTTAATCCTATTTAGCAACAGATAAACTAAGAGCTATTTAGTGACTGACTAGCGACGAGCTTCGTAGCTAAATCCAACTTTTTTATGTAGTGATTGCTTGTATGCCATTTAGAGGAATACAATAAACAAGCGTTTTCAGGATACTTCAAAGTCACCAATCATATCTACATAACTTTTGAACTGTGAATAAATTTAAtgtccttaaaaaaaaaattactattggATACTCTTTCGAGGAATACATACAAGTTTCGTCACGATTAATTTCTCCAAGCCAATACAAGAAACCATTGAAATAGAGTACTATTAcggattattttttaatatttgtatgAGGATTTAATTTAGAGGAATAGATGGA contains these protein-coding regions:
- the LOC132042475 gene encoding defensin-like protein, giving the protein MARSICFMAFMVLAMTLFVAYEVQAQCICKAPSKTFPGLCFIDSSCRKYCIKERFTDGHCSKIQRKFLCTKPCFDKISNEAEATYTEKAKTLTEALLEQEIIMD